In Dioscorea cayenensis subsp. rotundata cultivar TDr96_F1 chromosome 9, TDr96_F1_v2_PseudoChromosome.rev07_lg8_w22 25.fasta, whole genome shotgun sequence, a genomic segment contains:
- the LOC120268966 gene encoding chalcone--flavonone isomerase, whose product MGEATEKITPELEIEGFVFPAEVSIPGFSEPLFLGGAGVRGLEIGDKFIKFTAIGVYLGNGAVASLAGKWKGKSGDELSNSVEFFRDVITGPFEKLTQVTMILPLTGQQYSEKVAENCISFWKEAGVYTEAEAKAVEKFKEIFHHETFPHAASIIFNHSLSGSVSIGFSKDGSLPKSWNAVIENKRLSEAILESIIGEHGVSPPAKKSLAFRLSKLLSEYN is encoded by the exons ATGGGAGAAGCCACCGAGAAGATCACGCCGGAGCTGGAGATCGAAGGGTTCGTGTTCCCGGCGGAGGTCTCGATCCCGGGGTTCTCTGAGCCGCTGTTCCTCGGCGGCGCCG GGGTGAGAGGGCTGGAGATTGGGGATAAGTTCATAAAGTTCACCGCCATTGGAGTGTACCTTGGGAATGGGGCTGTGGCGTCGCTCGCCGGTAAATGGAAGGGGAAGTCCGGCGATGAGCTTTCCAACTCCGTTGAGTTTTTCCGGGATGTCATCACTG GGCCATTTGAGAAATTAACACAAGTGACAATGATCTTGCCATTGACTGGGCAACAGTACTCAGAGAAGGTGGCAGAGAACTGCATCTCCTTCTGGAAAGAAGCTGGAGTTTACACTGAAGCAGAAGCCAAGGCTGTAGAAAAGTTCAAAGAGATCTTCCATCATGAGACCTTCCCTCATGCAGCCTCCATCATCTTCAACCATTCTCTTTCTGGTTCTGTCTCG ATTGGGTTCTCAAAGGATGGTTCACTACCAAAATCTTGGAATGCAGTAATTGAGAACAAGAGGTTGTCCGAGGCAATCTTAGAGTCTATCATTGGTGAACATGGAGTCTCTCCTCCAGCCAAGAAGAGCCTGGCTTTCCGGCTATCTAAGCTTCTATCAGAATATAATTAA
- the LOC120268963 gene encoding LOW QUALITY PROTEIN: probable receptor-like protein kinase At5g59700 (The sequence of the model RefSeq protein was modified relative to this genomic sequence to represent the inferred CDS: deleted 3 bases in 3 codons), producing MGIRLLIFVFMINSIQCIFSQFIPADKYLINCGSSTNTTIDNRVFASDTSFSSILSTPKDISVNTTANLISSFDNSALYNTSRVFVGPSSYSFPIKKIGRHYIRLYFFAFSHQAYNLSAATFSVSTQNFVLLSNFQTPNASTAVFKEFSVNITSEKLILYFEPLDSLAFINAIEVFSAPDDLITNTAKNLNPKGTYSGLSSNAFETVYRINMGGPKITQKNDTLWRTWIPDAEFLFNTNSATFVNVSTPIKYKKGSPTREIAPDFVYNMATKASNLLTVSNPTFNVTWEFNVDKSSTYLIRMHFCDIVSNALNLLYFNVYINGYSADQNLDLSILTSKSLATPYYADYIATDDLGKVRVSIGPSDMENIKPDGILNGLEIMKMNLNSIDELKSSSKKHKIGVISGTVIGACSLIVSVACLYMTIKKKKKEKKLLKKHNSRTWIPLSFFGSKSYAKRSKNSNGTSSSYGEYSNSQLALQFPLIVIQEATNNFDESRVIGVGGFGKVYRGILRDETRVAVKRGNPKSQQGMKEFRTEIEMLSRLRHRHLVSLIGFCDEDKEMILIYEFMEKGTLKSHLYGSSVTNLSWKQRLEICIGAAKGLHYLHTGQQKAIIHRDVKSANILLDENLIAKVSDFGLSKTGPEMDQTHVSTAVKGSFGYLDPEYFRRQQLTEKSDVYSFGVVMLEVLCARPVIDPTLTRDMVNLAEWATEYVKRGELEKIIDHKLDGKIKAESLRKFSETAMKCLAEFGVDRPTVNDVLWNLEYALQLQEDGEVSDHDGLEENGKSLKELVDVFGGNKLEDDLIDLSKTFSVSRVFSQLIKIEEVSIMKTEEGR from the exons ATGGGAATTAGACTTCTTATCTTTGTGTTCATGATTAATTCTATACAATGTATCTTCTCTCAATTCATTCCTGCAGATAAGTACCTCATAAACTGTGGTTCTTCGACAAACACAACCATCGACAACCGAGTTTTCGCCTCCGATACATCATTTTCATCGATACTTTCAACACCAAAAGACATATCAGTGAACACCACAGCAAATTTAATATCATCATTCGACAATTCAGCTCTCTATAACACCTCCCGCGTCTTTGTCGGTCCCTCTTCATACTCATTTCCGATCAAAAAGATCGGTAGACACTACATTCGACTCTATTTCTTTGCCTTTTCACATCAAGCCTACAACCTTTCTGCAGCAACATTCTCTGTCTCGACTCAAAATTTCGTACTCTTGAGCAATTTTCAGACACCAAATGCTTCCACTGCAGTTTTCAAAGAGTTTTCGGTGAACATAACTTCGGAGAAACTCATTCTTTATTTTGAACCATTAGATTCTCTTGCTTTTATCAATGCAATTGAAGTTTTTTCAGCTCCTGATGATCTTATCACAAACACTGCAAAAAATCTCAATCCAAAAGGTACATACTCTGGTTTATCATCGAATGCATTCGAAACTGTTTATCGAATCAATATGGGAGGTCCAAAGATCACTCAAAAAAATGACACACTCTGGAGAACATGGATTCCGGATGCCGAATTCCTATTCAATACAAACTCAGCAACATTTGTGAATGTTTCGACaccaataaaatacaaaaaaggcAGTCCGACGAGAGAAATCGCCCCTGATTTCGTTTACAACATGGCGACAAAGGCTAGC AATCTATTGACTGTCTCTAATCCTACGTTCAACGTGACGTGGGAGTTCAACGTCGATAAAAGTTCGACATACTTGATAAGAATGCATTTCTGTGACATTGTAAGTAATGCACTCAATCTTCTCTACTTCAATGTGTACATTAATGGCTATTCTGCAGATCAAAACCTTGATCTCTCTATTCTCACATCAAAGTCATTAGCAACACCATATTATGCTGATTATATAGCTACCGATGATTTGGGGAAAGTTCGAGTCAGTATCGGACCTTCAGATATGGAAAATATCAAGCCTGATGGCATTCTAAATGGTCTTGAGATCATGAAGATGAATCTCAACTCCATTGATGAGCTTAAATCAAGTTCAAAGAAGCACAAAATTGGTGTGATCTCTGGTACTGTTATTGGAGCATGTTCACTCATTGTATCTGTTGCTTGTCTTTATATGacaatcaagaaaaagaagaaggagaagaagctttTGAAGAAGCATAATTCAAGGACATGGATACCCCTATCATTCTTTGGAAGCAAATCATAT gcaaaaagaagtaaaaactCAAATGGAACAAGTTCAAGCTATGGAGAGTACTCAAACTCACAACTTGCACTTCAGTTCCCACTCATTGTCATCCAAGAAGCCACAAACAACTTCGATGAA AGCCGGGTTATTGGTGTTGGAGGTTTCGGTAAGGTATACAGAGGTATATTAAGAGATGAAACAAGAGTAGCAGTGAAGAGAGGCAATCCAAAGTCACAGCAAGGTATGAAAGAGTTTCGAACCGAAATCGAGATGCTTTCGAGGTTGCGTCATCGCCATCTTGTTTCGCTAATCGGTTTCTGCGACGAAGACAAAGAAATGATCCTCATCTATGAGTTCATGGAGAAAGGCACTCTCAAAAGCCATCTCTATGGCTCATCAGTGACCAATCTAAGCTGGAAACAGAGGTTAGAGATATGCATTGGAGCAGCAAAAGGATTGCATTATCTTCACACAGGCCAACAAAAGGCTATAATTCACAGAGATGTTAAGTCAGCAAACATTCTTCTTGATGAGAACTTGATAGCAAAGGTTTCTGATTTCGGGTTATCGAAGACAGGGCCGGAGATGGATCAAACACATGTGAGCACTGCAGTGAAAGGCAGCTTTGGATATCTTGATCCTGAGTATTTCAGAAGACAACAACTCACTGAGAAATCCGATGTTTATTCGTTCGGTGTGGTCATGCTTGAAGTTTTATGCGCAAGACCGGTTATCGATCCTACATTGACAAGAGACATGGTGAATTTAGCCGAATGGGCAACCGAATATGTGAAGAGAGGAGAGTTAGAGAAGATCATAGATCACAAGCTCGACGGCAAGATCAAAGCTGAATCACTGAGGAAGTTCAGCGAGACGGCGATGAAGTGCTTAGCGGAGTTTGGTGTCGATAGGCCGACGGTGAATGATGTATTGTGGAACTTAGAGTATGCATTGCAGTTgcaagaagatggagaagttaGTGATCATGATGGACTTGAAGAGAATGGGAAGAGTTTGAAGGAGTTAGTTGATGTTTTTGGAGGGAACAAGTTGGAggatgatttgattgatttgagtAAGACTTTTTCTGTGAGTAGAGTTTTCTCTCAATTGATCAAGATTGAAGAAGTAAGTATCATGAAGACTGAAGAAGGGAGgtag